The DNA window AACTTATACTGCAATACATCAAGTATTTTATGTGCATACCTTCTTATACAAACAAACTCTGCAATGACACCATTGACAACATTATCTTACTGATAACTTACATCACGcctttctttataattttattactcatcTTTATCAATAAACACTTCTCACACAATAACTGTTATTCAACCTTCAGTCCTTCACTCGTACTTTATTTCGTTCTTATCTTACTACCCTCAATATGACCGACAATAGTTTAGCAGTACTTAGGTACtcaattacaattaatataatattattatgtgaaacAAATTCATTGTTATGAGTGCTTGTTTGATTTGTGACCTCATTTGTAGCAGGAAAAGGAATTAAATTGATGATAACGCTCGCTTCGGCGGCCATGTTGTTTGTCACATTAAACGTTCGTTCTGACTGTACCAGGACCACAGATGCGTAGGGCGTGTCATGAAAAAATGCCAGATTCCATTCCGCACATATTATATTCTGATTTCGTAATGAGATCTAATTTATGAAACGATTGTGTAATgtgatgtaggtactaaatatctacatacatttcAAGTCCTTAAGATTATCCCGATAGCTACAAACTAGATTGAGATTTACTCGGAAGTGAATACCTTATTAGCTAAGTTATTATCTATACAAAACAACAGAGTAAATTCTCACGGATATAAGGATAAAATGGGTAAGGATAATCAACACTCAACATGTGTATATACAAAATCATGTGTTCCTTAGATAAAAACTTTGTTATAGAGGAAACTGAACTATATAAACGACTAGTGCCTAAAGGgctaatacaaatatttacccCAATTAGActaaacaatatacataataacaaaacaaacagcgCATTCTTGTAAATAATTAGAATAACGATAATGCTTTTAATCAATGGCTCACTTAGATAATTACAATAACCGAGTCAGATAAATAGCAAGCCAAAACACAGTCCCGCCGCTAGAGTTTATTTGATAGTGGACATTGTACCTGTAAGTAACCGTAGCTCATTATTTTTAGCCGCGACTTGCATCCGCGTCCGTTATAACTACACGTAAATGTTTATGTTCCAACTAACACGCGTTACAGTTTCGAAATCTTCTGAGAACATTCACATGCTGTAGTGTGCAACATGTTGCTTTCAATCGATTTTAATCGTCCCGTGCTgcgtttgttttattgttactacATGTATCTTGTCTGTTGGTGGATGCAATTCCTCAATTTAACATAAAGGAAACGTTAATAAACATGcagaaaattgttgtttttaaaggttatttcaatataaaacatttaatgtttaaattctATAGCCGCTCCTGAAGCTGCTTcatattcttatttaaaaaaatggtaaatgTAGTATTGTAGTTCTAtagcaataattattattccacTAGGGTGAAGAATCCGTCGGTTCGATCAACACAATGTCGATATGCAAGTCAGAACTTCTGTTCTCCCCCGTAAAAGAGGGTGTGCATGGTGTCCACTTCAGCGTCGACAGTTTGGACTGCGAACTGCCCTCTGAGCAGGATCTTATACTCACCTGCCAAGCCAACAAGGACAACTACACCATCGCCTTTGAGGGCAGTCTCACCACATACTCTGAGGACAGTGAGTGCGTTGAACCGGCCGTCAATCAAAAACATGGTAAGCAACACCGAATCCCTTCCTAGAACTACTGATGCATACCATTATAATGATATAATGTTTACTATGACGATAATTTGCACACCTGAACTGAATCATTGGTGTGTAATTACTCACAATAACTTGCCAGCTCATACAGTTATCTGTTTTCAGACAAATTGGGCGAGGAAGAAACCTTAATTTTAGATAACGATGAAAGAACGCGCAGGAATTTAGAATTATTAGAGAGATGTAAGAAATTAACTAATAAGCTAACGACGTCTATGGCTAGAAGCGATTTAGGATTAACTACATGGAGTAAGCTTAAGAAACAAACAAGTCAGTCACCCTTAAGgaggtaattaatattattacaataaatagtataattactatattttgttatttattcgaTATTTAATGATGAATTTAATTTTAGGCATCCCTCTGGAAATAACAATGAAGGTTCAAATGAAGCGACTGATGTAACAGACGACAACATGAGCAATTCAGTCATCAAAAGCCAAAGTTTGCCAAATCTGTATAGGCGAAAACTTATGAATAGTTCCATAAATTCAGCTGCTCTGAGTAATTCAACGGTATGTACCCGGTGTCATTGCCAAGAAATTTAGTGGCATCTAATTTCTCGCGTATTTATATTGTGCTAACGATATGTTTTATTCGCAGGTCGATTCTTTCACCGTTAATCAAAGACTAATGGGTACTCCAATGTGCATGAAAGTGTACGATGTCTCACAACACCGGTCACAAGGAAGCCAACATTCAGAACCTATGAGCACATCTTCAACTGATAACCAAACTTCTTCAGATAAAAGTCaaccaaaacaaacatttagtttagtaaagttatttatgaaacaaaagaGCATGAGCAACGATGGAATCGTAAGCATGGATCAGATGGATAGATCAGAGTGCTGGCCGTCGAGCTCAGGAGGAGAAAGTGGAGAATCAATGGGCGAGCAAAAATTAGTCGACTCCAAAACTGCAATTTCTGAGCGCCCTCAAATTGATTTACCGAGTACTGCTGTAGAAGAAGTTTCATCAGTGGTCTATGAAGAGATACAGACAGTAAATCCTTACAATAACAGAGTATACGATGAAGTTTTAATTGAAGAAGAAGAAACGGGTGATGGATCCAAATTGAGTGACAGTGAGAGTAATCTTTATGCTACAGTTAACAAACCACATATTAAGagaactaatttaaatattatgaatagtCCGTCTAGAATGAGAACTAATAGAAAATCAtgttcttcccaatcttcaGCCACTAGTGTAAGCATTTCAAGCTGCTCTGAGTCTGACGGTACGCAAATAACTAAAATGAATAGGCTGTTACAACGTGAGCCTTGCGATCACAAATCGACGTCAACTCACCTTGAAACCGATACCATAGATAAGAGTATACAAACATCCAGCATGCAATTATCTAACATGtctcaaaaagaaatattcaaggtcGTTGAACCTtcatttttagaaaaattaaaagaagGTGATTGCGAAAAGCCTGTTTTCGTTTTATATCCCAGCTATACTTTGCCAGACATTAGCTTCCTGAACGGAAgaccaaacatttatttaaatccttTAAAAGTAAACATATCTCCCAGATCGAGTGAAAGCAAGAAAAACAGACTGCAAGTCAAAGGTAAACGACCGTTCTCATGCAATGATCTTGAAATGTTAAAGAAAAAGGGACTCGGTCATATAAAAGACTGGGATTCACTAAACTTTTTACTTCCAACGGAATGTAAACAATTGCTCTCTGAAGTTCCTGAACTTATGCAGCACATGAAAGAAAAAGAAGGTACGCAAAAATGCGGAGACAAATATTGCAGTGCTTCACCAGCATCGAGATCTAAAAACCGACCAACAAGTTGTGATTGTAACAACTTAGTGGGCAACACTACAACAGTATCTTCGAGCTCGAGTACAGCTACTCAGCCATCTTCGGGATATCGTGGTTCATCCACAATGCTCACCGACTCTTCGGCTCAAAACAGTCCTGCTCCAGCTGGGAATTTCAATCCATTGTTTGTGTATCGTTACGATAGCGCAACAAGCTCAGAAGCAAGTGGTGTTAACAACGAGGGTCAGAGAATAAATCCCAATATTCCAAAAAGATCACTCTCATTGGCAGATCAAACTCGTATTCCCAAACAAGGTGAATTAGCGCCACCAAGGCCACCATTGCCAAAAAGCATATTACGTAAGTCAATGGATAAGACACGGAAGTCTAGCACACATACTAAACGATACAGTATGTTCGAAATGGATGATCTTATACAAGATCCAGTTGTATGCATGACAGCAGCAACGGAACACAAAACTAAGAGAAGATCGTTGCAAGAACCTTACTATCTCCAGAATCAAACTATGGATTATAGGAAGAACAACGATATTGCTGCGAAAAGATTATCACAACAATTCCTCGATGCTGCAGAGAAAGACGCAGATTACAACGAATATTATCCAGATGAAGGTGTTGGAACGGAAAGTAGCCTTGAATCTGGAAAATCGAATGAATTAAAGTTTCATAGGCCACACACTCCACCATTGCCTAAGCCAAGAACAAAGCAGATGGAATATACTGAATTTCCACCTCCTGGTGCACTCATCAGTAGTGCAGATTTACAACAACTTGAGGAGTTCTTGAAACACAGTGGATTTAACTGTCTAAACATGGATGAGTGGGATCAGAATCAAGTTCAAAAGGTAAGGAACCAGGTGTCCAAATTTCTGCAGATGAAGCGATCTCAGGAGGAGAACCAAAGGTCCACGGAATCAAGTGGCAGTAGTTGTAATAGTAAGAAATCAGTGAGTTTTGCGCAGAAGTCTGAGGTCACGAAGGCCGAAAGCCAACAGTCTCAATTAAAACCTATGGAAGATGTAAAGGGGGTCAGTCTAACCACGCCACCTAACTCTCCAAATATTTCCGCTGTGATAGCGCAGAGGCTTTATCAGGTAACGTTTCATTTGCTAATGCTAGTTCTGCTCACCCGCGTCATTGCCCGTTAATTTCTGTGAGTACCTTCGGTTCTTACTTTGCTCTTATTTTTCCGTTTATCTTCCGTTCTCAGTGtctttttgattatttttcagCATTATTACCTGCTTGTACGGATGTGCTATTATTTTAtgctgtattattttattttgcacaaatattttacttagcaAGTTGAACACGTTACCTGCGCTTGCTACTCATTAATCACTCTGCCATTAATCTAAATGTGTTATCAATGTGTTTCTTGCATGCCAAATATTGgataagattaaataatttcagGGAAAGAATTTAGCGGAAATTCCTATTTGTGAAGAAGCTGAAGTAAGCCCTGATGAATTTGGAAGTCCCATCCATCATGACGCGAGAGGAAAATACGATGTGATTGACGTATCACAAAAAAGAGGTACGAATTTACTTTAAAGAaagtataattttgttaaacTGCAAATTGCGatcaatttaatgttttttcttttatttcagcTTTAGTTTCAAATGTGACCGATGCTGTGGAAATGCTTATCCAACATTTCTCGTCTGCTACGGATCAAGCCGAGTTAGCTTTCTTAGGAGACTCCAAAGAATCTCCAGCCTGTGCAAAAATCGCCCTAAATGCATTGTGTCCAGCTTTATATGCAATATTTAGGGACGGCCTCAAAGAGAACATCGAAACTTCTTTTGGAGCCGTAAATAATTCCGTTTGGCAAATGGTAGAAGCAACCGCAAGACaaggtaaataaatagcaaCTTCTATGCCCTTTACTCTTCTGCATACCTGTAGACTGAACATTaatgtaaatgtttttgttttaggaCCAATCACAAAATCTCTAAATGAATTGGTACTGCGAATTAACAGCGAAGACGCAGTCACCGAGGGATTGGTCAAATTCAATGCCTTCATCCTTGGTTTGCTCAAGTAAGTTcagtaaattaatgttatgttaactTCATCATATCAAAGTCGttcttatttctatttaaaatgttacGTCTGTTCCAGTGCGCAATCAGTAGACGCTTGGGTGTCATACATCCGAACACGAGAGTCTATACTTGCCAAACACTACAGTCCTGATTCTCTGATCCTTGCTGGATGTGTGGGAGAACCGCGATGCCGTGCTCTTCTGGACACATTACTCGCCAGCCTTGAACCATTAAAACTCTTACCATTCTCCCTGGACCTCATGTTCGAAATGCGTGAGCTGCACAGAAGTTTCAAGAAGATCGAAAGCGACATGCGTGCCGCCAGTCGGGTAAGTTTGGATACTATCATAAAATAACATCTAATATCTAAAAGCCAACACTGAATGCTACTTTCCCATGAAATATACGTAATCAATATTCCGTGTCTTTCGTGTTCTGAAACCACTATCGCATACTATCAAACAGCCGCCTGCCGGAGCAACATCgctttatttgcattttattgtttactgcATGTGCTTAAATCACAGTTCACGGCGTACCAACGCGATATTTTAGCATTTACTTTCGTGCACAGCTTacataaaatgcaaataaacgTTTTGCCGAGCGATCGAAACCGATCGATGACCTTGTCAAGGACTTTAATTTTACTAATCTAACTTTGGATGGCATGATGCATGATGCTAAACAACATTTGGTGTATTTAACAGCCCACTTCGATTAACACTCCACCACTAACCCTGAACCAGCGGAATTTGCTGAAGCTGGTGCGTTCGATGCAGTCGAGCGGTCTCTCCAGCGACGACTGTCAGACCAGTGTCATAATGAGACATAAAGAGCCCAAAAACAAAGAGCCGTCAACACCCGACCTGCTGAATGATTCGGCAAACGTAAAGACCACAGTTGAAAAGAATAGACCACGCTCATGTGTTAATCCGACAACGATCGGTTATGATATTTGTCCGAACAACAGCAGGATAGAGATAGAAAGTAACCGCAGATGGTCCGGGGTGCACTTGGGCTCTAAGTTAATGCAGGCGTTCGATAGGCTCGTGTTCGACGACAGCGACGATTACACTGATAGCCTAGAAAACAATAAGCCTCCCACCGCTAAGCCCTCCAGCAATGAAGTGAAGGTAACTCGGCGGTGCTTTGTGTGGACATTATCTGAATGTTTTGCGCTTAGACAATGTTTTGTTGCGGTCTCCGTTGTTATTAATTTGCCGGCTGTTCTGGTACCTACCTCGCTTACTGcttctaacatttattttgtgtgcTTACTTTTGTTTTATCCTCACGTGTCGTCATGTTCAATGGTTGTGCTGCTGCATTTATGCCGTCATGTTGTACGTAAATTGTCCCTATTGAtgttttcttatattatttactcctacatagtaatttaatatcttttttcttagatttttttccCTCAATTTTGTAAAGAATGATGGTCCCGGAGAGAACTTTGTTACTAGGTGTGCCGATTATAATGGTTCTCGCATATTTTATTTAGCTGGAGTGCAGCGGTGAGGAGCATTGGCGACCAGGATCCGCCAGTAGCGGTGCCAGTGGCAACACCGGCAATGGCAGCGGCAACTCGGGTGGCAAGTTCCGTCGTCTGCAACTCAAGTGGGAAATGCTCAGTAATGCTGAAAGTCCCGTTACGCCCTCAGGTATGTTTCCTTGGTGTCACTATAAAGAATTAGTTCTAAATCAGTTTGATATATACCTTGTAGAAGCATGTTACATTTACAAATATCGACTTTTAAAAAGTTGTTGAAAATCTAATTTTCTCCAGTTGCGAATATATGTTTAAACTATTCTCCCTCATTACCATACACCCTTCGATTTGCTATTCTGTAAGTACTACACAGTAAATAACAGTATTCCAAGGGCAGACACATCGTTTCGCCGGATGTATAAACAATCGTACTTGTTATCGTCTCTCGTAGTTACAGCtactgaattaaataaactaaacgaATTCATTGAATTAAATGTAACGAAATAAAGAGAACACATAAACTGACTAAATAGTTGCAGTaatgtatacaatatacatccGTAGATAAAGTATAGATTGGCCAAACAGCAATGCAAAAACAAGTTTACATCGTTCATGAGAACAAGGAGCAGCTGTGTAAACCTTGTATTGGGGGATGATGTCATGCTTATACGAATGCCTaacttacttacatatttagGTACTACATACCACCATGTTTTTATACCAAAACATGATAgggaaagtacatataaaatatgcaGGTATATTGTCAACCAATAGGCATGATTCCAGGTACCGCTGTTAATATTGTGTTAGGTACACCATGACTAAATacgaataaatataaattttattggtTAATTTCTTGTCCAAACTGCTGGAAACCTAACTGGATgccgtttatttttttaaattagtggTTCAATTAGTTCAGATTAGATTAAAAAACTCTCTATTTTACACCATAAAAGCACaaaggacaaacattcaaaaattgacagtacaatgggcggtcttatcactaAAAAGCGATCTCTTTCAGACAACCTTTGATGGATAGATATGATTGCATTTAACAATGTTATAAAGTGTACTGTTTGTTGATGAATTCAGGAGAGACGTCACCAGCAGCGGCTCGTGGTTCCAAGATCCCCAGGCCTGTGTCGTCGCCCGTACGGCCGGTAGCACCGACGTTGCAGTCACCAGCCAAGACGACCCATCGGTAAActaacacaattatttttaaattccattCCTATATAACCTGGAGGATGaggatggagtttcttgctcgttcttctccattcgaagcaacactttggaacgagcgcctagcttcactgacggacagactgacggacaattcaatttgacgtttcaaaagtgcctaatttaggattaatggaaataaatgaCTTTTGACCTATTGTTACTAGGTTTTTGACTTCTATGAGTGTAAAGTTTCGTTGGAGTTCACATAATTACTACGAATATCCAGTAGATTCTACTGTCGGTTCAGTATTTGGCGAACATTTTGGAAAAAATGCATGCAAGACATTCGTTAGTCTATTCAACCTTTTAAAAGGTTTGAGTGTTTAGAAGcactttaattatttcaaccGACCTTGTCACAATTTCTATTACCAAACAAATCAAAtgttaacacaaaaatattgttgCTAATTGACCAGTCTCCATGCGCAATGACGGACCAATTGTCTAGAACTAAGTATGTGGTCATTGTGCCAATTCCCCCTGGACACAATTGTTACTCTGTGACAAATATGGCATAACGAGAGCTTATAGCTCCATCAACCGGCATTATGTGGCAATGTGTGTTATAACTGGTTGCTATttgagtatattttttgtatttcttttcaaTATTTCAGGATTTTTGAATAATGTAAATAGATGGTCTGTTTTTACACATAAATACTACTCGTATCTGACTACTTTGCATAGAAAAGACGAAACAAATTCAGTCACTTGAAGTTCATACCTGACAACCGTACAAGTTTTTCTAAACTGTCATTcgtttaatgttttatataacattcaaataaataaaaatacaaaaactttCTTTACAGGGGAATTCCAGTGCCTGTGCGCAAAGGGACATCTCCAACGACCACCACACCCAGAGCATCAACTGCACGGGCTGGAACTACCAACAAGAAACCACCACAAGCCGCTAACAGGTAATTACTTAATGTTTAATTCGCAACTAAATATAATTCCATATAATTCACATTATTTTCCTCTTTGTTGTGACTAAAGTGGAAAATTTTACTGAAACCAGTTCGGTATTGTCGCGCCAACTACcatatttatgtaattgttCAGACTAGGTATTTACTggaataaacaatttcaaatttcaaTCGTCATAAAGTGTTATACACTCGGTAACATAGATAAAAAATTGTCtaagaataaaaagtaatacACGAAGAAATACTTCGTCCGcttataaaatgtaggtaatgtcGAAATAgctgctatattttatttttattgagcaCAAAATGATATTTATGCTACACTTACTTCAAGGTTGAATGGGATATCACAGGTGGcgggattatttatttttatcttcctACAGAAACACTGAAAAATTCTTCTTTGTATTATGCTTTTATATAAATTTGAATAGCACCGCAATATATTTAGCTTATAATGCACATCTTCAGAGTAATACCCGAGACGACGGCGAAACGACCCGAGGTGAAGCCGAGAGTACAAAATGTAGCTGTTTGTAATACTACCAATGTTAAAAGAACACCGTATGTACTATCAATGGGAATCAATTATTACTAACATCTTCAACACAGACAGTTTTATGCTAACAGCATGTGCATGTATGTGGGTTCAGGGAAAATTGCACCTTATGATGTGAAACAAATGTCAACCGAGAGCCATGACATGGTTAGGTCAATGCTTTGTCTACGTTATTCAAATTCTCACGAAATCccaaaaataatgttacttttgttattttacttacctatgtattttcttttttggcaTGAATCGaaacatttttacaaataattttctgGAAACTGTGCCAAACAAAAGTCAGTgtccttttatttcaaattgctGCCTAATAGTCATACGCCAAAAAAAACTAGAGCATCGTCAGCTTCTGTCACCAACAGAACTAGACTTCATCTCTACTATGATGCTTTTACGCACAGTCTAGAAGAAATCGAGATATTCATACTTCCAAACATATGAGTAGAATATCGTTGTAATAAGGCTATCATGTGACGTAATTGATGTAATAACAGGACGTCCCGAGTGGACGGCGCGGGTCACGGCGGCGCGGCTCCGAGGCCGTCGTCACTGCCGTACGGCCGCACGCCGCCCCCCGCTGCTCCACGGCGAGCCGCTTCCTCATCAGCAGCGCGAGCTCACCACGCACCTACACAGCAGAAAAACAAGTACGTATTTACTGAACCTCTACATTTTTAATGCCTTCTAATTCTATTGCCAAAATTACCATTGTCAAAAATTACCGTGCTATTTTCTCAACACCTTAAGAATCATGTGTGCATCTGTACATATCCCCCATATTATAcctttatttatgttgttaacCATTTTCTATAGAAATTGTTAATCTAAAAGTTTATGATTGATTTCCAGATACGTGAGAACCCTATGGCATCGGCTACCATCAGACTCCGGGCATCTTGCGTTCAACGAAGGAGAACGTCTCCGACTGATATTGGAGGTAGACGATCAGTACCTGCTGTGTTGTCGAGGTGAACAGAAAGGGCTAGTGCCGCGCGATGCCGTGCTCTTAGAGGATTTCTGATATTGGCAACCATAGCATGACTGGCAGCCATGTTGGCGCCCGTTACGTTTGAATGGCAAACGTTAGATTCGGTGAAAATCGCATTACGTTTATATTTTTCGATGTTTTGAGATCCTTACCATGAATTTACGAATCCATCTCGTTTAAAGTCATTATAGGCATCTAAACAACGAAAAATATGTACGTGAAATGTTCGAGAATATGTGCAATAGGTTCCGGAGTGGTGAATTGTTATGGAACTATACTTTGTTTCGTCTGGAAATGTGTTTGAACTCTTGTGTTGTGTAGTTTGATTCGGTATGTGAAAAAAATGAATGTGATCGTGAACTATGCTGTTCAAAGACTATGTGAATATTCTTGTAATGTAATTCTATGTTTCATACTCTACTCCATTCGATTGGAGCGCTAATTTTATGTcttaatcattatttaaaattatttaatttcgatATTGTTACTCAGCAATATTCATTCTTCGCAGAATCTTaacatcattaaatatctctcaCATTTCTAATTATTGTAGTAAAATCTAGTCTTACGTTTTAAGGCACGACAAGGTCTTGGACtgtatataaatttattttaagtaacacAAATTGTGGGAATATTTACTGGGAATGGCTGAGCGTGATGAAGACTTGATGACGCATTGACAGTAAATATTTATCTCAATAATATGTGATATATAGAATACTATTTACTTTTATGGTAGGAACAAAATCTCATACCTTAAGGGCAAACTCCATTGTATCTTAAAATCATTTGATTCATGACTGCCAAGGGAAACACGCTCCAAAGTACTTCGTTGTTTAGATAAATTACTTAAATGTGAATTTGATGTCTAAAATTACCCTTGATATAAACGATACTTGTATAGTATACTAATTACGACCTATTGGTATTAGTGACTTAACATGGTAGGTATAAGTTTAAAGGAAATTTTATAGTAATTCGGTGACTAAGTATTGTTTGTGAATGTTTCACTAAATTTTATTACGCGGGTACGGTGTATCTGGACTTTACTGACAAACTTTGACAGGGAACTTAGCCACAGATTGTGTAACTTCTGGCTACACTAACTGCATGCGGCCTCATCCGAAACACCTTCCTTAGCGGTCTGTGGTGAACTGTTCATTAACTAGCGGTGTAGGTGGACTAACTGGTGTACATTATTAACTGCATGGCCCTTACCGACACTGCCTTCCCCGAGCCGGCCTACACTCTCAACCAAACCTCaactgacagtttataatacgGTGTTGGTGTATAACTACCTCGTATCTCTAACTGCATGCACCTCTCCACTTCACACGTCCCAATACCAGCACAATATGCTTGTAACTCTGTACGTACCTACCGTACCTGACTATGTACATTACTAGCGATATTAAATCAATTATGATATCGATATTGATATTAAAGATGGATTCGTCATCTCAATGTCTGCTTAACAGTCACgaatattattgtgatataaTGGTCATATCACTGCTATTATGATGCGGAAAGAAACGATATTttggtatgtattgtattttattgctCAAGTTGGAAGCGCAACATTATCGGATGATATGATTGATATTAATATTCGAGACGTAATACtctaatattatacctattataaatttCAGTATTCGTTATTGGTGTATAGTaactgtacataatattaacatataTGGAGTTATTCTTAGTAGTGATTTTAGAGGTCAAAATTTGTAAGAAAACGTTTTGAATGCACGATACAGTTCCTCTCGTAGTCCGTCGTGCTATCGAGTCACAACATTGGTGAACATGTAGTCGATATACTCGTAGTGGGCTAAATTATTGTAATCGCGTGTAACCGAGGAGTGTTTCTCGAGGCAGTCGTGATGTTGACTCTTGCCGACTACGTTCAGTGAACAAGTGTGAGGCTCGTCGCCGCGGTAATCTCATCTCCTAGATGCGGACGTAAGT is part of the Spodoptera frugiperda isolate SF20-4 chromosome 30, AGI-APGP_CSIRO_Sfru_2.0, whole genome shotgun sequence genome and encodes:
- the LOC118269872 gene encoding uncharacterized protein LOC118269872 isoform X20; the protein is MIALVLCLVGKIIEVTKSAHNNCELEQFEPRNRKTRKRRKRPRKKRRRQGPPPRLGLKAASPGVAGADEDCNSNTSLTGSQHSHDDIDAHCDNSGYLWFLDYNPIFRDGSCHHTSVLSSVSASYKGISDLTSRFEFTSRYNDIARDLDANLAEADMESFRTEDIHALLMTANLPHDAIIDDRTHDGEESVGSINTMSICKSELLFSPVKEGVHGVHFSVDSLDCELPSEQDLILTCQANKDNYTIAFEGSLTTYSEDSECVEPAVNQKHDKLGEEETLILDNDERTRRNLELLERCKKLTNKLTTSMARSDLGLTTWSKLKKQTSQSPLRRHPSGNNNEGSNEATDVTDDNMSNSVIKSQSLPNLYRRKLMNSSINSAALSNSTVDSFTVNQRLMGTPMCMKVYDVSQHRSQGSQHSEPMSTSSTDNQTSSDKSQPKQTFSLVKLFMKQKSMSNDGIVSMDQMDRSECWPSSSGGESGESMGEQKLVDSKTAISERPQIDLPSTAVEEVSSVVYEEIQTVNPYNNRVYDEVLIEEEETGDGSKLSDSESNLYATVNKPHIKRTNLNIMNSPSRMRTNRKSCSSQSSATSVSISSCSESDGTQITKMNRLLQREPCDHKSTSTHLETDTIDKSIQTSSMQLSNMSQKEIFKVVEPSFLEKLKEGDCEKPVFVLYPSYTLPDISFLNGRPNIYLNPLKVNISPRSSESKKNRLQVKGKRPFSCNDLEMLKKKGLGHIKDWDSLNFLLPTECKQLLSEVPELMQHMKEKEGTQKCGDKYCSASPASRSKNRPTSCDCNNLVGNTTTVSSSSSTATQPSSGYRGSSTMLTDSSAQNSPAPAGNFNPLFVYRYDSATSSEASGVNNEGQRINPNIPKRSLSLADQTRIPKQGELAPPRPPLPKSILRKSMDKTRKSSTHTKRYSMFEMDDLIQDPVVCMTAATEHKTKRRSLQEPYYLQNQTMDYRKNNDIAAKRLSQQFLDAAEKDADYNEYYPDEGVGTESSLESGKSNELKFHRPHTPPLPKPRTKQMEYTEFPPPGALISSADLQQLEEFLKHSGFNCLNMDEWDQNQVQKGKNLAEIPICEEAEVSPDEFGSPIHHDARGKYDVIDVSQKRALVSNVTDAVEMLIQHFSSATDQAELAFLGDSKESPACAKIALNALCPALYAIFRDGLKENIETSFGAVNNSVWQMVEATARQGPITKSLNELVLRINSEDAVTEGLVKFNAFILGLLNAQSVDAWVSYIRTRESILAKHYSPDSLILAGCVGEPRCRALLDTLLASLEPLKLLPFSLDLMFEMRELHRSFKKIESDMRAASRLECSGEEHWRPGSASSGASGNTGNGSGNSGGKFRRLQLKWEMLSNAESPVTPSGETSPAAARGSKIPRPVSSPVRPVAPTLQSPAKTTHRGIPVPVRKGTSPTTTTPRASTARAGTTNKKPPQAANRVIPETTAKRPEVKPRVQNVAVCNTTNVKRTPTSRVDGAGHGGAAPRPSSLPYGRTPPPAAPRRAASSSAARAHHAPTQQKNKYVRTLWHRLPSDSGHLAFNEGERLRLILEVDDQYLLCCRGEQKGLVPRDAVLLEDF